In Longimicrobium sp., the genomic stretch GGGGAGGAAGGTCCAGCAGAGCAGAATGTACAGGATCCCCATCCCGGTCTTGCCCAGGTAGAACTTGTGGATGCCCAAGCCGCCCAGGAAGATGGCCAGCAGCGCGGCCACCGTCTTGTCCTTGCGCGGCGGCGCGGGCACGTAGCCGTACGGCTGCACCGGCGGCGCCATCTGGCGGACGCCACAAACGGGACAGATCTCGGCCATCACGTGGATCTGGTTGCCGCACGAGGTGCAGAACTTGGTCTGGGGCACGGTCTGGGTGGCCACGGAAACTCCAGGGGTGATGCGTTGGGGATGGTTTGTCCGGCGGAGAGCGGATGGAGACGAGGCGCGCAATATCGCCCAAATCGTTGCGGCGCACAAGAGTGCGTGGACAATCCGTGGGTTGCGGCCGATCGCGGCCAGACATCTTCGGCCATACTTTTGGGCGGATGCACGAATTGACGAGCCGTCAGGCGCGTGCCTACCTTTCACGTGATCCCGGTACAGACACGCACGCCGCCCCCCGCGGCCCCAGACGGATACCCCGACCATGGCCATCTACCCGCTGCGCCAGCTCAACCCCGCCGAAGCATCGGTGGAGCTGTACGACCGCTGGCTGGGCGAGCTGGACGCCGCGCTGGCCCGCGGCGACGACCGGTGGGAGCTCTGCCGCAGCGTCCTCACCTCCATCTACCATCCCGAGCTCGCGGACGTCGACCCGTCGACGCTCCCGCTGGCGGCGCAGGTGGCGTTGGCGCAGATGGACGCGCGCAACATCACCCTCGAGCCCGAATACTACGCCGAGATCGACGTCGAGAAGTTCTACGAGCGCAAGCCGCTGCTGTGGATGTGGCAGATGTTCGACAAGAGCCCGCTGGGGCAGAACGTCCACCTGGGCGTGCGCTTCAGGCGGGTGCTGGCGCCGTACATCTTCCGGCGCGTGGGCCGCAACTTCAAGTGCTTCCACTACGTGGAGTTCAGCTTCGGCTACAACCTTGAGGTGGGCGACGACGTGGTGGTGCACCGCAACGTGCTGCTGGACGACCGCGGCGGCATCGTCATCGGCGACAAGGTGTCGATCAGCGACTACGCCAACATCTACTCGCACACGCACTCCATCGTCGACCAGGTGGACGTGAGCGACCTGGTCACCACGCTGGCCGACGGCGTGCGCATCACCTACCACGCCACGGTGCTGGCCGGCACCTACGTGGGCGAGCAAGCGATGGTGGGCGCCATGGCCGTGGCCACCAAGGACGTGCGGCCGTACCACGTGAACGTCGGCATCCCCGCCAAGTCGGTGCGCGTGAAGCCCAACGCCCCGCCCGAGGCGTACAAGGTCACCCTGCGCACCGAGGAGGGCGCGGCGACGGGGGATGATTGAGTGCGAAAGTGCGAAAGTGCGAAAGTGCGAAAGTGCGAAAGTGCGAAAGTGCGAAAGTGCGGGAGTGCGGGAGTGCGGGAGTGCGAGAGTGCGAAAGTTTGTTGGGATTATGGAGATGGGTGATGCGCTGACGCGGTCGGGCGAATAAATTCGCAGCAACAACTACACGAAGTCCGCCTTCGCGGACTACTGGCGGTGATGCGGGCGAGGCATCCGTGCTCGCGACAGCCTCACCGCCGGGTTCGATTGAAGTAAAGGCAAGCGAGGCTTGATGATGGATAACGATTCCGCCGCGGCGACCATTCCCGTCGACACCGCCGACCCGGTGAACGCGGCGATCCTGGCCGTCTCCGAAGACCGGCTGCAGGGATTCCAGGAGCAGCCGTTCCGCGCGATCGCCGGGCAGAGCGGCGTGGAGCTGGAGACGGTGCTCGAGCGCATCCGCGCCATGCTGGCCAGCGGCACCATCCGCCGCGTGCGGCAGACGCTGATGGCCACCAACCTGGCGCCAGGCGCGCTGGTCGCCTGGGAGGTGCCGCCGGAAAAGCTGGACGCCGCGTTCGAGACCATGTTCCGCGACGACCCCTTCTCCGGCCACGTGGTCATCCGCTCCACCGACCGCGAGACGCAGGGATCGAAGTACCGCCTGTGGACCACGCTCAAGGTGCCGCAGGGGTTCTCCATGCGGAAGCACGCGGAGTACCTGCGCGGCCGCACGGGCGCGCTCTCCTTCAAGCTCCTTCCCGCGAAGAAGCTGTTCACCCTGGGCGTGGGCCACGTCCGCCGGCGCGGGCTGGAGCCGGGCGAGCGCTCCGGCGAGCCCGGCGCCGTGATCGACACCAACGTCGTGGAGCTGAGCGAGCTGGAGTGGCGCGTGCTGATGGCGCTCAAGCGCGAGCTGGACCTCGACGAGATCGGCGAGCACCCGTGGGACCGCCGCGCCGAGGAGGCGGGCGTGCCGCTGGAGACGTTCGTGCGCGTGGCGCGCGGGCTGAACGAGCGGAAGGTGATCGGGCGCTTCTCCACCTTCCTGGAGCACTACAAGCCGAACGCCGCGGGCGAGCGCGTCACCCGTTACAACGCGCTCTTCCACTGGCAGGTGCCGCCCGGGCGGGAGATCGACGCCGGCCGCGAGGTGGGGCGCCACTACGTGATGACGCACGCCTACTGGCGCGAGGGC encodes the following:
- a CDS encoding acyltransferase → MAIYPLRQLNPAEASVELYDRWLGELDAALARGDDRWELCRSVLTSIYHPELADVDPSTLPLAAQVALAQMDARNITLEPEYYAEIDVEKFYERKPLLWMWQMFDKSPLGQNVHLGVRFRRVLAPYIFRRVGRNFKCFHYVEFSFGYNLEVGDDVVVHRNVLLDDRGGIVIGDKVSISDYANIYSHTHSIVDQVDVSDLVTTLADGVRITYHATVLAGTYVGEQAMVGAMAVATKDVRPYHVNVGIPAKSVRVKPNAPPEAYKVTLRTEEGAATGDD
- a CDS encoding NINE protein, with product MATQTVPQTKFCTSCGNQIHVMAEICPVCGVRQMAPPVQPYGYVPAPPRKDKTVAALLAIFLGGLGIHKFYLGKTGMGILYILLCWTFLPALAGFIEGIVYLVQSEQSFQSSLAGPYRTGQFSA